One Sphaerisporangium krabiense DNA segment encodes these proteins:
- a CDS encoding 50S ribosomal protein L25/general stress protein Ctc: protein MSEVRIAAEPRSEFGKGAARKIRRADKVPAVLYGHGIEPKHFTLPGHDLMIALRTPNVLIRIEGEGVNEIALPKGVQRDPLKGFIEHIDLLLVKRGEKVTVEIPVTTTGDIAPGGLLDQQLVTVAVEAEATHIPTGVEVDIEGLEVGAVVTAGDLNLPRGASLVADAETVVLQVSTPPTVAEPEEAAEGEAAAEAPAEAAAE, encoded by the coding sequence GTGTCCGAAGTACGCATCGCCGCCGAGCCGCGCTCGGAGTTCGGCAAGGGCGCCGCGCGTAAGATCCGCCGCGCCGACAAGGTCCCCGCCGTCCTGTACGGACACGGCATCGAGCCCAAGCACTTCACCCTCCCGGGCCACGACCTCATGATCGCCCTGCGCACGCCGAACGTGCTCATCCGCATCGAGGGCGAGGGCGTCAACGAGATCGCGCTGCCGAAGGGCGTCCAGCGCGACCCGCTCAAGGGCTTCATCGAGCACATCGACCTGCTGCTCGTGAAGCGCGGCGAGAAGGTCACCGTCGAGATCCCGGTCACCACCACCGGCGACATCGCCCCGGGCGGCCTGCTCGACCAGCAGCTCGTCACCGTCGCGGTCGAGGCCGAGGCCACCCACATCCCGACCGGTGTCGAGGTCGACATCGAGGGCCTGGAGGTCGGCGCGGTCGTCACCGCCGGCGACCTGAACCTCCCGCGGGGCGCCAGCCTGGTCGCCGACGCCGAGACGGTCGTCCTGCAGGTCAGCACGCCGCCGACCGTGGCCGAGCCCGAGGAGGCCGCCGAGGGCGAGGCGGCCGCGGAGGCGCCCGCCGAGGCCGCCGCGGAGTAA
- the pth gene encoding aminoacyl-tRNA hydrolase: MNGDNLVDRWLIVGLGNPGPEYAGNRHNAGFMVLDELAGRAGGRFKTHKAHAEVVEGRLAGAPVVLAKPRSYMNLSGGPVKALADFYKVVPERVIVVHDELDIPYGALRVKLGGGDNGHNGLRSITKSLATRDYLRVRFGVGRPPGRMDAADFVLRDFGTAERKDLPFLVDRAADVVESLITNGLEATQNTVHAADLNPAKPPR, from the coding sequence GTGAACGGAGACAATCTCGTGGACCGCTGGCTGATCGTGGGCCTGGGCAACCCCGGCCCGGAGTACGCCGGTAACCGGCACAACGCCGGGTTCATGGTGCTGGACGAGCTCGCCGGGCGGGCCGGCGGCCGGTTCAAGACCCACAAGGCCCATGCCGAGGTCGTCGAGGGCCGCCTGGCCGGCGCGCCGGTCGTGCTGGCCAAGCCCAGGTCGTACATGAACCTTTCCGGCGGCCCGGTGAAGGCCCTGGCCGACTTCTACAAGGTCGTCCCCGAGCGCGTGATCGTCGTGCACGACGAGCTGGACATCCCGTACGGCGCGCTGCGGGTCAAGCTCGGCGGCGGCGACAACGGGCACAACGGCCTGCGTTCGATCACCAAGTCGCTGGCGACCCGCGACTACCTGCGCGTGCGCTTCGGCGTCGGCCGCCCGCCCGGGCGCATGGACGCCGCCGACTTCGTCCTGCGCGACTTCGGCACCGCCGAGCGCAAGGACCTCCCCTTCCTGGTGGACCGCGCCGCCGACGTCGTGGAATCCCTGATCACCAATGGCCTGGAGGCCACCCAGAACACCGTCCACGCCGCCGACCTCAACCCGGCCAAGCCGCCCCGCTGA